Proteins from a single region of Desulfolutivibrio sulfoxidireducens:
- a CDS encoding NAD(P)H-hydrate dehydratase, translated as MSPFADLPSGALSPLPTPSEMAAWDAAAMRHVGFHPHVLMENAARAAFAVLEREYGPLSGARMHLYAGPGQNGGDALALARIAAAAGADPLILLARPKDRFRKSAAYNLGLAERLGLPMRPMSRAGAATREVPDILVDGLLGTGFTGPLRPDFAALVAAINAHASRSLIFSLDIPSGLDASTGLPGPDAVRAAATATFEAAKVGLFLPRARAFTGRLTVCPIGIPDMVKAAHPASFFGLTGAIMDLVPPADPLLHKGSAGKVGVIGGSPGLTGAPHLAAMGALRAGAGLVTVACPAGIEARVKADRPEIMTLPLGEKTPGAGWSAGMAARTREFLAGVDAVVLGPGMGRDAGAGEFLAALLAPGPLPVPAILDADALYLLAARPELAENIGPGAVFTPHPGEMARLLGTGIDAVEADRPGAARRLADRTRAVVALKGPGTVLVSGSEPDSPAVLSPHAAPNLAVGGSGDVLAGVIGRLLAGGLAPLLAACLGVYWHGLCGVFLARDFPMRGNTALDVADALPRVAHDRNT; from the coding sequence GTGAGCCCGTTTGCGGACCTGCCGTCCGGGGCGCTTTCTCCCCTGCCCACGCCCTCCGAGATGGCCGCCTGGGACGCGGCGGCCATGCGCCATGTCGGGTTCCACCCCCACGTGCTCATGGAGAACGCGGCCCGGGCGGCCTTTGCGGTCCTTGAGCGGGAATACGGCCCCCTGTCCGGGGCTCGGATGCATCTGTACGCCGGCCCCGGGCAAAACGGCGGCGACGCCCTGGCCCTGGCCCGGATCGCGGCCGCAGCCGGGGCCGATCCCCTGATCCTTTTGGCCCGCCCAAAGGACCGCTTCCGCAAGTCGGCGGCCTACAACCTAGGCCTGGCCGAAAGGCTCGGCCTGCCCATGCGTCCCATGTCCCGGGCCGGGGCGGCCACGCGGGAGGTCCCGGACATCCTCGTGGACGGCCTTCTGGGCACGGGATTCACAGGTCCCCTGCGTCCGGATTTCGCGGCCCTGGTGGCGGCCATAAACGCCCACGCCTCCCGATCCCTCATCTTTTCCCTGGACATCCCCTCGGGCCTGGACGCATCGACCGGCCTCCCCGGCCCGGACGCGGTGCGGGCCGCGGCCACGGCCACCTTCGAGGCGGCCAAGGTCGGGCTTTTTCTGCCCCGGGCCAGGGCCTTCACCGGCCGGCTCACGGTCTGCCCCATCGGCATCCCGGACATGGTCAAGGCCGCCCATCCGGCCTCGTTTTTCGGGTTGACCGGCGCGATCATGGACCTTGTGCCCCCGGCCGACCCCCTTTTGCACAAGGGAAGCGCCGGCAAGGTCGGCGTCATCGGGGGCTCGCCGGGCCTGACCGGCGCGCCGCACCTGGCGGCCATGGGGGCCCTGCGGGCCGGGGCGGGCCTGGTGACCGTGGCCTGCCCGGCCGGGATCGAGGCCCGGGTCAAGGCCGACCGACCCGAGATCATGACCCTGCCCCTGGGGGAGAAAACCCCGGGCGCGGGCTGGTCGGCGGGGATGGCCGCGCGGACGCGGGAATTTCTGGCCGGCGTGGACGCCGTGGTTCTCGGCCCGGGGATGGGCCGCGACGCCGGAGCCGGGGAGTTCCTGGCCGCCCTTTTGGCCCCGGGACCGCTTCCGGTCCCGGCGATCCTGGACGCCGACGCCCTGTATCTTCTGGCCGCGCGGCCGGAACTGGCCGAAAATATCGGCCCGGGGGCCGTTTTCACCCCGCACCCCGGGGAGATGGCCCGGCTTCTGGGGACCGGCATCGACGCGGTGGAGGCCGACCGGCCGGGCGCGGCCAGACGGCTGGCGGACAGGACCCGGGCCGTGGTCGCGCTCAAGGGCCCGGGCACGGTGCTCGTGTCCGGGAGCGAGCCGGATTCCCCGGCCGTCCTGTCTCCCCACGCGGCGCCGAATCTGGCCGTGGGCGGCTCCGGGGACGTGCTGGCCGGGGTGATCGGCCGGCTTTTGGCAGGGGGTCTCGCCCCCTTGCTTGCGGCCTGCCTTGGGGTGTATTGGCATGGCCTGTGCGGGGTTTTCCTGGCCCGGGACTTCCCCATGCGGGGGAACACGGCCCTGGACGTCGCCGACGCCCTGCCCCGCGTCGCACACGACCGCAACACGTAA
- the acpS gene encoding holo-ACP synthase, with translation MIVGLGLDVVELARIERAHERFGEAFSRRILTASELASRAGRDPIPTLAGCFAAKEAAVKALGTGFSAGITFQCVEILPDPLGRPVLRLSGPARDRAREIGADAFHVSISHGRDTAAAVVVAERLPAAPRAATTCSGCPSALPATPRTFQTPPDEPDPGLWRGPDERVFPDPARKRRHPARRPRGESS, from the coding sequence ATGATCGTGGGACTGGGCCTGGACGTGGTGGAACTGGCGCGCATCGAGCGGGCCCACGAACGGTTCGGGGAGGCCTTTTCCCGGCGCATCCTGACCGCCTCCGAGCTGGCCTCCCGGGCCGGCCGCGATCCGATCCCGACCCTGGCCGGATGTTTTGCGGCCAAGGAGGCGGCGGTCAAGGCCCTGGGCACGGGATTTTCCGCCGGCATCACCTTCCAGTGCGTCGAAATTTTGCCCGACCCCCTGGGCCGACCGGTGCTGCGCCTGTCCGGACCGGCCCGGGACAGGGCCAGGGAGATCGGGGCGGACGCCTTCCACGTGAGCATCTCCCACGGCCGGGACACGGCCGCCGCCGTGGTGGTGGCCGAACGCCTGCCCGCCGCGCCCCGGGCGGCCACGACCTGTTCGGGATGTCCTTCCGCATTGCCGGCCACGCCCCGGACGTTCCAGACGCCCCCGGACGAGCCGGACCCGGGCCTGTGGCGAGGCCCGGACGAACGCGTCTTTCCCGACCCGGCCAGGAAACGCCGCCACCCCGCCCGGCGGCCACGGGGGGAATCGTCGTGA
- a CDS encoding pyridoxine 5'-phosphate synthase — translation MPNLAVNVDHVATIRQARLAAEPDPVLAASLAELSGATAIIVHLREDRRHIQDRDVELLRRTVKTRLHLEMAATAEMQGIALRLAPDLVCLVPENRRELTTEGGLDVAGREAVLAAFLAPLAKAGIEASLFIDPDPAQIAAAAKTGAGYVELHTGTYAEAKNPDARQAEFERLLAGLDQARRLGLRVNMGHGLDYVNILAFAGVSGVNEYSIGHAIVARAVVTGLPEAVSRMANIVAGFVS, via the coding sequence ATGCCGAATCTCGCCGTCAATGTCGATCACGTGGCCACCATCCGCCAGGCCAGGCTGGCCGCCGAACCCGATCCCGTCCTGGCCGCGTCCCTGGCCGAGCTCTCCGGCGCCACGGCGATCATCGTGCACCTGCGCGAGGACCGCCGGCACATCCAGGACCGCGACGTGGAGCTTTTGCGCCGGACGGTCAAGACCAGGCTGCACCTGGAGATGGCCGCCACGGCCGAGATGCAGGGCATCGCCCTGCGCCTCGCGCCTGATCTGGTGTGCCTGGTTCCGGAAAACAGGCGGGAACTGACCACCGAGGGCGGCCTGGACGTGGCCGGGCGCGAGGCCGTCTTGGCCGCGTTCCTCGCCCCCCTGGCCAAGGCCGGCATCGAGGCCAGCCTATTTATCGACCCCGACCCGGCCCAGATCGCGGCCGCGGCCAAGACCGGGGCGGGCTACGTGGAACTGCACACCGGCACCTACGCCGAGGCCAAGAACCCGGACGCCCGACAGGCCGAATTCGAACGCCTCCTGGCCGGCCTTGACCAGGCCCGCCGGCTCGGGCTTCGGGTCAACATGGGGCATGGCCTGGACTACGTGAACATCCTGGCCTTCGCCGGGGTGTCCGGGGTCAACGAATATTCCATCGGCCACGCCATCGTGGCCCGGGCCGTGGTCACCGGCCTGCCCGAGGCGGTCTCGCGCATGGCCAATATCGTGGCCGGATTCGTCTCGTGA
- a CDS encoding UDP-glucose dehydrogenase family protein gives MNLCIVGTGYVGLVSAACFAEMGNEVCCVDINPRIVENLRQGVIHIYEPGLEELVRRNTAEGRLKFTTSIAEGMENALFAFITVGTPPKEDGSCDLSFVYQVARDIGAGMREYKIIVDKSTVPVGTADKVRELVAEELAKRGEAIEFDVVSNPEFLKEGDAVSDFFKPDRVVVGTDNVRTAELLKALYAPYARSRDKLIVMGVRSAEMTKYAANCMLATKISFINEIANLCEKVGADVRDVRVGIGSDHRIGYQFIYPGVGYGGSCFPKDVKALIDTARQHDYEPKVLAAVDEVNARQKHVLSRKIEECFATRGGVAGKTLALWGLAFKANTDDVRDASSFELIKDLTEKGMKVRAFDPVAGLNARRHFEENELLTVVDEQYAALDGASALAVVTEWNQFRNPDFQRIEKALAEPLVFDGRNLYSPELMSGLGFVYYCIGRPDPR, from the coding sequence ATGAATCTGTGCATCGTGGGTACTGGGTACGTGGGGCTGGTCAGCGCGGCCTGCTTCGCGGAAATGGGCAACGAGGTGTGCTGCGTGGACATCAATCCCCGCATCGTGGAGAACCTGAGGCAGGGCGTCATCCACATCTACGAGCCGGGACTTGAGGAACTGGTGCGGCGCAACACCGCCGAGGGACGACTCAAATTCACAACCAGCATCGCCGAGGGCATGGAAAACGCCCTGTTCGCGTTTATCACCGTGGGCACTCCCCCGAAAGAGGACGGTTCCTGCGACTTAAGCTTCGTCTATCAGGTGGCCCGGGACATCGGGGCGGGCATGCGCGAGTACAAGATTATCGTGGACAAATCCACGGTTCCCGTGGGCACGGCGGACAAGGTCCGCGAACTGGTCGCCGAGGAACTGGCCAAGCGCGGCGAGGCCATCGAGTTCGACGTGGTGTCCAATCCGGAATTCCTGAAGGAGGGCGACGCGGTCAGCGACTTCTTCAAGCCCGACCGGGTGGTCGTGGGCACGGACAACGTGCGCACGGCCGAGCTGCTCAAGGCCCTGTACGCGCCCTACGCCCGCAGCCGGGACAAGCTCATCGTCATGGGCGTGCGCAGCGCCGAGATGACCAAGTACGCGGCCAACTGCATGCTGGCCACCAAGATCTCATTCATCAACGAGATCGCCAACCTGTGCGAGAAGGTGGGCGCCGACGTGCGCGACGTGCGCGTGGGCATCGGCTCGGACCACCGCATCGGCTACCAGTTCATCTATCCCGGCGTGGGCTACGGCGGCTCCTGCTTCCCCAAGGACGTCAAGGCCCTGATCGACACGGCCCGGCAGCACGACTACGAGCCCAAGGTGCTGGCCGCCGTGGACGAGGTCAACGCCCGGCAAAAGCACGTGCTCTCGCGCAAGATCGAGGAATGCTTCGCCACGCGCGGCGGGGTCGCGGGCAAGACCCTGGCCCTGTGGGGGTTGGCGTTCAAGGCCAACACCGACGACGTGCGCGACGCCTCGTCCTTCGAGCTCATCAAGGACCTGACGGAAAAGGGCATGAAGGTCCGGGCCTTCGATCCCGTGGCTGGCCTGAACGCCCGCCGCCACTTCGAGGAAAACGAGCTGTTGACCGTGGTCGACGAGCAGTACGCGGCCCTGGACGGGGCCTCGGCCCTGGCCGTGGTCACGGAGTGGAACCAGTTCCGCAACCCGGATTTCCAGCGCATCGAAAAGGCCCTGGCCGAGCCCTTGGTCTTCGACGGCCGCAACCTGTATTCCCCGGAACTCATGTCCGGCCTGGGATTTGTCTACTACTGCATCGGCCGCCCGGACCCCAGATAG
- a CDS encoding bactofilin family protein, with the protein MFGRSSRKKAIRPDEITAFLGAGTQYNGQFHFQGIVRIDGGVNGDIDSDGTLVLGEEGFVEGRVRVGTLISNGRVKGDVEASVRVVLNKSSSLEGNVRAPAMVIEEGAIINGQLSMDLEPLAQIPERTGNPEA; encoded by the coding sequence ATGTTCGGACGATCCTCACGCAAGAAAGCCATCCGGCCCGACGAGATAACCGCCTTTCTCGGAGCCGGAACCCAATACAACGGCCAGTTCCACTTCCAGGGCATCGTGCGCATCGACGGCGGGGTCAACGGCGACATCGACTCGGACGGCACCCTGGTCCTGGGCGAAGAGGGGTTCGTGGAGGGCCGCGTCCGGGTGGGCACGCTCATCTCCAACGGCCGGGTCAAGGGTGACGTGGAGGCCTCGGTCCGGGTGGTGCTCAACAAGAGTTCCAGCCTGGAGGGCAACGTGCGCGCGCCGGCGATGGTCATCGAGGAAGGCGCGATCATAAACGGACAGCTCAGCATGGACCTTGAGCCCCTGGCCCAGATCCCGGAGCGGACCGGAAATCCGGAGGCGTAA
- a CDS encoding mechanosensitive ion channel family protein: protein MSVTSPRAKDQGAPIPMNIMRQRPSRFLVALTLALCVFAPRFLAAQTSEGEDWKLVMRKNQEALILQAVRFKSMDTVLPKLMRDFRRELGAIEAMRDQLTVITSLTSGNPWELRAVLHGVDRLRGRSDTLMEPFRGTVEELGRISERIETLEGEFSRQAADKPEDEVAQAIDYYQRYVAGVKKALDRVKGSLERELAPAARLQAGLLDMEKNVRERLPGAWKDFFLTPAPSVLTLSAWADPRLRLELWLSSLGVYQAFFSGEQGGSPLDGLAKPAALALGALLAASLLSTRIMRRFPGLQGALGLRGVLRYAGLGLAFAWAAAAAPFLLFEGMSVLAEIFFAAALLAFSRFVSVFLGDPEAQTARNPLRSLFLLFSCGLALRVAGLPSPFAELVWAGLLVFLALATPRRSGDGTAPDLITLLSAAGRWFFPLLALAAIMGYANLSLIFVSAWFLALAFLQCGLRLQRLISGWLLRAEARGVSLLVRGVVRGLGLPLVHLGLFFLALYWFCAQLGGRSVFYDVLDFKIGYRDIGISVGRLAILMVEFHVARAAVAAFKAFVPEAARLRPEWDQGVQDVLSVSATYIVWGLYALSGLFLLGADFTSLAVVAGGLSVGIGFGLQNIVNNFVSGLILLFGRSIQAGDTIQIGETWCQVQKVNIRNTVVTTFENATIFVPNSDLITGKLVNWTHKDPRARRQVDVGVAYGSDTNLVRDLLVRAAAEHPRVLADPAPVVQFLNFGESSLDFRLMFWVDHVTAGLSVSSEIRFTIDRLFREAGLSIPFPQREVRVVSESAPRAGSVQPPLPGPSD, encoded by the coding sequence GTGTCCGTCACATCCCCGCGGGCGAAAGACCAGGGTGCGCCCATCCCCATGAACATCATGCGCCAAAGACCATCCCGATTCCTCGTCGCCCTGACCCTGGCGTTGTGCGTTTTCGCACCCCGTTTCCTCGCCGCCCAGACCTCCGAGGGCGAGGACTGGAAGCTGGTCATGCGCAAGAACCAGGAGGCGCTCATCCTCCAGGCCGTGCGCTTCAAGTCCATGGACACGGTGCTTCCCAAGCTTATGCGCGACTTTCGGCGTGAGCTCGGGGCCATCGAGGCCATGCGCGACCAGCTCACGGTCATCACCTCCCTGACCTCGGGCAACCCCTGGGAGTTGCGCGCGGTCCTGCACGGCGTGGACCGTCTGCGCGGCCGTAGCGACACCCTGATGGAGCCTTTTCGGGGCACAGTGGAGGAGCTTGGCCGCATTTCCGAACGCATCGAGACGCTTGAGGGCGAATTTTCCCGTCAGGCGGCGGACAAGCCCGAGGACGAGGTGGCCCAGGCCATCGACTATTACCAGCGCTACGTGGCCGGGGTGAAAAAGGCCCTGGACCGGGTCAAAGGTTCGCTTGAGCGCGAACTGGCGCCGGCCGCGAGGCTTCAGGCCGGTCTTCTGGACATGGAAAAAAACGTCCGGGAGCGTCTGCCCGGGGCCTGGAAGGATTTTTTCCTCACGCCCGCCCCGAGCGTGCTGACCCTAAGCGCCTGGGCCGATCCGAGGCTTCGGCTGGAGTTGTGGCTGTCCTCGCTCGGGGTCTACCAGGCCTTTTTTTCAGGGGAACAGGGCGGCTCGCCCCTGGACGGGCTGGCCAAGCCGGCGGCGTTGGCCCTGGGCGCACTTCTGGCCGCGTCCCTGCTGTCCACCCGGATCATGCGCCGCTTCCCCGGGCTACAGGGGGCGCTCGGGCTTCGCGGAGTCCTGCGCTATGCGGGTTTGGGGCTGGCCTTCGCCTGGGCCGCGGCGGCCGCGCCGTTTCTCTTGTTCGAGGGAATGAGCGTGTTGGCCGAAATATTTTTCGCCGCGGCGCTGTTGGCCTTTTCCCGTTTCGTGTCGGTGTTTCTGGGCGACCCCGAGGCCCAGACCGCGAGAAATCCCCTGCGGTCCCTGTTTCTTCTTTTCTCCTGCGGCCTGGCCCTTCGCGTGGCGGGCCTGCCCAGTCCCTTTGCCGAACTTGTGTGGGCCGGGCTGCTTGTCTTTTTGGCCTTGGCCACACCGCGCCGGTCCGGCGACGGCACCGCACCGGATCTGATCACGCTTTTGTCCGCCGCCGGCCGCTGGTTTTTTCCGCTCCTGGCTCTGGCGGCCATCATGGGCTACGCCAACCTGTCGCTCATCTTCGTGTCCGCGTGGTTTCTGGCCCTGGCCTTTTTGCAGTGCGGCCTGCGCCTGCAGCGGCTGATTTCGGGGTGGCTTCTCCGGGCCGAGGCCCGGGGAGTCTCGCTTCTGGTCCGGGGGGTGGTCAGAGGTCTTGGCCTGCCGCTTGTGCATCTGGGTCTTTTTTTCCTGGCCCTGTACTGGTTTTGCGCCCAGCTTGGAGGCCGGTCGGTTTTTTACGACGTGCTCGACTTCAAGATCGGCTACCGGGACATCGGAATTTCCGTGGGCCGTCTGGCCATCCTGATGGTGGAATTCCATGTGGCCCGCGCGGCCGTGGCGGCCTTCAAGGCCTTTGTGCCCGAGGCAGCCAGGCTGCGGCCCGAATGGGACCAGGGCGTCCAGGACGTGTTGTCCGTCTCGGCCACCTATATCGTATGGGGCCTGTACGCCCTGTCCGGACTTTTCCTCCTTGGCGCGGACTTCACCAGCCTGGCGGTGGTGGCCGGCGGACTCTCCGTGGGCATCGGGTTTGGGCTGCAAAACATCGTCAACAATTTCGTGTCCGGCCTGATCCTGCTGTTCGGCCGGTCCATCCAGGCCGGGGACACCATCCAGATCGGCGAGACCTGGTGCCAGGTGCAGAAGGTGAACATCCGCAACACCGTGGTCACCACCTTCGAGAACGCCACCATCTTCGTGCCCAACTCCGACCTGATCACCGGCAAGCTCGTCAACTGGACCCACAAGGACCCCAGGGCCCGCCGCCAGGTAGACGTGGGCGTGGCCTACGGTTCGGATACGAACCTAGTCCGCGACCTGCTTGTGCGGGCCGCCGCCGAACACCCCCGGGTGCTGGCGGACCCGGCTCCGGTGGTGCAGTTTCTCAATTTCGGGGAAAGCTCCCTGGATTTCAGGCTCATGTTCTGGGTGGACCATGTCACGGCGGGGCTTTCCGTGAGTTCGGAGATCCGGTTCACCATCGACCGGCTGTTCCGGGAGGCCGGGTTATCCATCCCCTTCCCCCAAAGGGAGGTGCGGGTGGTCAGCGAATCCGCCCCCCGCGCCGGATCGGTCCAGCCGCCGCTTCCAGGTCCCTCGGACTGA
- a CDS encoding citrate/2-methylcitrate synthase, which produces MKKESVATIAYDGKTVELPLITGTEGETGIDVTSLRSKAGWITFDPGFANTGACKSGITHIDGERGTLRYRGYPLEQLAERASFIETAMLLMFGELPARDELAEFRVLLRDQELLHESLLKHLDGFPPLGQPMAILSAMINSLGSYYPELLTIRTDAEYRLAAAKIISKVRTIAAFSYRKAEGLPFMYPNPHMDYCRNFLHMMFSVPFRLYEPPAPIVRALSLFLIAHADHGLDTSGATVRMVGSSQANLFACISAAVCALWGRLHGGAGVGVMEMFEEVHGGRITAQGLIEEAKSGRRRLMGFGQRVYKNYDPRAILVRKAYEGLLTAGMARRDARFDIALDIEARALADDYFLERRLYPNVNYYSGLLLRAINIPVPMFPVMVAIGNMPGWIAHWHEEWKDAEMKIHRPRQVYTGRTQREYVPMDKR; this is translated from the coding sequence ATGAAAAAAGAGTCCGTGGCCACCATCGCCTATGACGGCAAGACCGTCGAGTTGCCCCTGATCACCGGGACCGAGGGAGAGACGGGGATCGACGTCACCTCCCTGCGGTCCAAGGCCGGCTGGATCACCTTTGATCCGGGTTTCGCCAACACCGGGGCGTGCAAGTCGGGCATCACCCACATCGACGGCGAGCGGGGGACCCTGCGTTACCGGGGGTATCCCCTGGAGCAGTTGGCTGAGCGGGCCTCGTTCATCGAGACGGCCATGCTGCTGATGTTCGGGGAGTTGCCGGCGCGCGACGAACTGGCCGAATTCCGGGTGCTGTTGCGGGACCAGGAACTTTTGCACGAAAGCCTGCTCAAGCATCTGGACGGATTTCCGCCCCTGGGCCAGCCCATGGCCATTTTGTCGGCCATGATCAATTCCCTGGGCAGTTATTATCCCGAGCTTTTGACCATCCGCACCGATGCGGAGTACCGGCTGGCGGCGGCCAAGATCATCAGCAAGGTGCGCACGATCGCGGCCTTCAGCTATCGCAAGGCCGAGGGCCTGCCGTTTATGTATCCCAACCCGCACATGGATTACTGCCGCAACTTTCTGCACATGATGTTTTCCGTGCCGTTTCGGCTGTACGAGCCGCCCGCGCCCATCGTCCGGGCCCTGTCGCTTTTTCTCATCGCCCATGCCGACCACGGTCTGGACACCTCCGGGGCCACGGTGCGCATGGTGGGTTCGTCCCAGGCGAACCTTTTCGCCTGCATATCGGCGGCCGTCTGCGCCTTGTGGGGCCGGCTGCACGGCGGTGCCGGGGTGGGGGTCATGGAGATGTTCGAGGAGGTGCACGGCGGACGGATCACGGCGCAGGGTCTCATCGAGGAGGCCAAATCCGGTCGCCGGCGGCTGATGGGCTTCGGGCAGCGGGTCTACAAGAACTACGATCCCCGAGCCATCCTGGTGCGCAAGGCCTACGAGGGGCTTTTGACGGCGGGCATGGCCAGGCGCGACGCCCGCTTCGACATCGCCCTGGACATCGAGGCCAGGGCCCTGGCCGACGACTACTTTCTGGAACGGCGGCTGTATCCCAACGTGAACTATTATTCGGGGCTGCTCTTGCGGGCCATCAACATCCCCGTGCCCATGTTCCCGGTGATGGTGGCCATCGGCAACATGCCGGGCTGGATCGCCCACTGGCACGAGGAGTGGAAGGACGCGGAGATGAAGATCCACCGTCCCCGGCAGGTCTACACCGGCAGGACCCAGCGCGAATACGTGCCCATGGACAAGCGTTAG
- a CDS encoding (Fe-S)-binding protein, which yields MIFIPCLVQDVLPEIAEACGRVLHAAGARPEIPAGQTCCGQLLFKLGHVRKVTPLARRVMDLFEPADAVVCPSGSCTRMIRSYPDLFPSDPELAAAARSLAAKTYEFSQFLVDILGVLDFGAHLPATAVYHDSCQVGRALGVVSQPRQLLARVRGLTLVEPARPDACCGFGGPFSLRFPGVSEALVQEKAESILATRATTVISAEPSCLLNIGGYLQKNTTPLASLHIAQVLATGLTKGTR from the coding sequence ATGATTTTTATCCCCTGCCTGGTCCAGGACGTCCTGCCGGAAATCGCCGAGGCCTGCGGGCGCGTGCTTCACGCCGCCGGGGCCAGGCCGGAAATCCCCGCCGGACAGACCTGTTGCGGCCAGCTTCTGTTCAAACTCGGACACGTCCGAAAGGTCACACCTCTGGCCCGCCGGGTTATGGACCTCTTCGAGCCCGCCGACGCCGTGGTCTGTCCCTCGGGGTCCTGTACCCGGATGATCCGGAGCTATCCCGACCTCTTCCCGAGCGATCCCGAACTCGCCGCCGCGGCCCGATCCCTGGCCGCCAAGACCTACGAGTTCTCCCAGTTCCTGGTGGACATCCTGGGCGTCCTTGACTTCGGGGCGCATCTCCCCGCAACCGCCGTGTACCACGACTCCTGCCAGGTCGGCCGCGCGCTCGGGGTCGTTTCCCAGCCCCGGCAACTCCTGGCCCGGGTCCGGGGACTGACCCTGGTCGAACCCGCCCGGCCCGACGCCTGCTGCGGGTTCGGCGGCCCGTTCAGCCTGCGTTTTCCCGGCGTGTCCGAGGCCCTGGTCCAGGAAAAGGCCGAATCCATCCTGGCAACCCGGGCCACGACGGTCATTTCCGCCGAACCAAGCTGCCTGCTCAATATCGGCGGCTACCTCCAAAAAAACACCACCCCCCTGGCCTCCCTGCATATCGCCCAGGTCCTGGCCACCGGGCTGACCAAGGGGACGCGATGA
- a CDS encoding lactate utilization protein B codes for MNTFQKSAEDAAGDERLREVMRRAASVLRDLRERAFPDAGEFAALRERLRAARLRSVLRLPELVRRLEETVTAAGGVVHFARDAAQARTIVVGIARKRGVRLVVKGKSMIGEEIGLNAAFAAAGIESVETDLGEYIIQLAGEGPSHIISPALHKSREEVAALFQAKLGRTAGDAPGLAGIAREVLREKFLAAGMGVTGANLAVAGTGGVVLLENEGNIRFSTTCPPVHVAIMSIEKVVETLEDAGDVLDLLPRSATGQRIPVYLSVFAGPRREGEADGAGEFHLVLLDNGRSRILADPAMREMLLCVRCGACLNVCPVYRIIGGHAYGGVYPGPMGTILAPLLDPSPENFALAHGCTGCGACREVCPAGIDHPALILELRRRAVEEMGYAGLGERLAAGAMAAAQARPVLYRGMLAGVRALDPDLRLAARLPGLRRFARKRALPRLRTPFWKRSGALARELRRGGRG; via the coding sequence ATGAACACGTTCCAAAAATCGGCCGAGGACGCGGCGGGCGACGAGCGGTTGCGCGAGGTCATGCGTCGCGCCGCCTCGGTGTTGCGGGACCTACGGGAGCGGGCGTTTCCGGATGCCGGGGAGTTCGCGGCCTTGCGGGAGCGGCTGCGGGCCGCAAGGCTTCGGTCGGTGTTGCGGTTGCCGGAACTGGTGCGCAGGCTGGAAGAAACGGTCACGGCGGCCGGCGGGGTGGTCCATTTCGCCCGGGATGCGGCGCAGGCCCGTACGATCGTGGTCGGCATCGCCCGTAAGCGCGGGGTGCGGCTGGTGGTCAAGGGCAAGTCCATGATCGGGGAGGAGATCGGGCTCAACGCGGCGTTCGCGGCGGCCGGGATCGAATCCGTGGAGACGGACCTCGGGGAATACATCATCCAACTGGCCGGAGAGGGGCCGTCGCACATCATTTCGCCGGCCCTGCACAAGTCGCGGGAGGAGGTGGCGGCCCTTTTTCAGGCGAAGCTGGGGCGCACGGCCGGGGATGCGCCGGGGCTGGCCGGGATCGCCAGGGAGGTGCTTCGGGAGAAATTTCTGGCGGCGGGCATGGGCGTGACCGGGGCGAACCTGGCCGTGGCCGGGACGGGCGGCGTGGTGCTGCTTGAGAACGAGGGCAACATCCGGTTTTCGACCACGTGTCCGCCGGTGCACGTGGCGATCATGAGCATCGAGAAGGTGGTGGAGACGTTGGAGGACGCCGGGGACGTGCTCGATCTTTTGCCGCGAAGCGCCACGGGACAGCGCATCCCGGTCTATCTGTCGGTGTTCGCCGGCCCCAGGCGCGAGGGCGAGGCGGACGGGGCTGGGGAGTTCCATCTGGTGCTTCTGGACAACGGCAGGAGCCGGATCCTGGCCGATCCGGCCATGCGCGAGATGCTTTTGTGCGTGCGCTGCGGGGCGTGCCTGAACGTGTGCCCGGTGTATCGGATCATCGGCGGGCATGCCTACGGCGGGGTCTACCCGGGACCGATGGGCACGATACTGGCCCCGCTTCTCGATCCGTCCCCGGAAAACTTCGCCCTGGCCCACGGCTGCACGGGATGCGGGGCGTGCCGGGAGGTATGTCCGGCGGGCATCGACCATCCGGCGCTGATCCTGGAATTGCGGCGGCGGGCGGTGGAGGAGATGGGATATGCCGGCCTGGGCGAGAGGCTGGCGGCCGGGGCCATGGCGGCGGCGCAGGCCCGGCCTGTCCTGTACCGGGGCATGCTGGCCGGGGTGCGGGCCCTCGATCCGGATCTGCGCCTGGCGGCGCGGCTGCCGGGACTGCGGCGGTTTGCCCGCAAAAGGGCGTTGCCAAGGCTCAGGACGCCTTTTTGGAAACGCTCCGGGGCGTTGGCCCGGGAGTTGCGCCGGGGAGGTCGGGGATGA